The proteins below come from a single Psychrobacter sp. FDAARGOS_221 genomic window:
- a CDS encoding CNNM domain-containing protein, which produces MKARFRTSALFSRKKTTLLALLVMMPLAAYAAGGAVDTAIQTSSYSFHVFMLIGFVTLSVAVSFVCSVSEAALLTMTPSYVASIAEENPKKSAMLKNVKVDNIDQSIAAILTLNTVAHTVGSIGAGAQATIVFGSQWFGVFSAAMTLIILIGSEIIPKTLGTVYWRQLSGPVAYFVKAIIFMLYPLIWVSEKLTKLLTRGKKAHSFSRNEFAALASVGEQSGQIDPLESRIIRNLLAFGAIKVEDIMTPRSVMHAFDQSITVAELLANRPKLMFSRLPIYDEDLDKVTGFVLKSDILLAKANNHMDKPLESYKREITFVFSKMKLFDLLDLMLNSRIHIAITVGEYGEVKGLVTLEDVLETLLGLEIVDEVDRVEDMQALARQMMQRRSARLGMLVEDDDTHENNQ; this is translated from the coding sequence TTGAAAGCTCGATTTAGAACATCAGCATTGTTTTCCCGTAAAAAGACAACTTTACTTGCACTATTAGTCATGATGCCGTTAGCTGCTTACGCCGCTGGTGGTGCCGTTGACACCGCAATACAGACCTCTAGTTACAGCTTTCATGTATTTATGCTCATTGGGTTTGTGACGCTATCCGTTGCCGTCTCCTTTGTGTGTTCTGTTTCTGAAGCTGCGTTACTGACAATGACGCCTTCTTATGTGGCTTCTATTGCAGAAGAAAATCCTAAAAAATCAGCGATGTTGAAAAACGTCAAAGTCGACAATATCGATCAATCAATCGCTGCTATTTTGACTTTAAATACAGTCGCACACACAGTAGGTTCTATTGGAGCGGGTGCTCAGGCGACTATCGTCTTTGGTAGCCAGTGGTTTGGTGTGTTCTCAGCGGCAATGACGTTAATTATTCTTATCGGCTCTGAGATTATCCCTAAAACATTGGGCACTGTTTATTGGCGCCAGTTATCAGGCCCTGTTGCTTATTTTGTTAAAGCTATCATCTTTATGTTATACCCATTAATTTGGGTATCTGAGAAGTTAACCAAACTGTTAACCCGTGGTAAAAAGGCACATTCATTTAGCCGAAATGAGTTTGCTGCACTAGCAAGCGTGGGTGAGCAGTCAGGTCAAATAGATCCGTTAGAATCTAGAATTATTCGTAATTTATTAGCTTTTGGTGCGATCAAAGTTGAAGATATCATGACGCCTCGTTCAGTGATGCATGCCTTTGATCAATCTATTACCGTGGCTGAGCTTTTGGCCAATCGTCCTAAGCTGATGTTCTCAAGACTGCCGATTTATGATGAAGATCTAGATAAGGTGACAGGCTTTGTGCTTAAGTCCGATATTTTATTAGCCAAAGCTAATAATCACATGGACAAGCCACTTGAAAGCTATAAGCGTGAGATTACCTTTGTGTTCTCAAAAATGAAGCTGTTTGATTTGCTTGATTTGATGTTAAATAGCCGAATCCATATCGCCATTACTGTTGGTGAGTATGGTGAGGTGAAAGGACTGGTAACGTTAGAAGATGTGCTTGAGACGTTATTGGGACTAGAGATTGTTGATGAAGTCGATAGAGTAGAGGATATGCAGGCGTTAGCACGACAAATGATGCAACGTCGCTCTGCACGTTTGGGTATGCTGGTTGAAGATGACGATACCCATGAGAACAACCAGTAG
- a CDS encoding integration host factor subunit beta yields MTSIINKSDLIQDVASRCDYITDSDVDSAVREILALLSDNLINNSRIEIRGFGTFCLHHRDARQGRNPKTGETVLVPAKAIPHFKPGKALREGVNDKWM; encoded by the coding sequence ATGACAAGTATTATAAATAAATCAGATTTAATCCAAGACGTAGCATCACGTTGCGACTACATTACTGATTCAGACGTCGATAGCGCAGTGCGAGAAATTTTGGCACTGTTATCAGACAATCTTATCAATAACAGCCGTATAGAAATTCGCGGTTTTGGTACCTTTTGTTTACACCATCGTGATGCCAGACAAGGGCGTAATCCAAAGACTGGTGAAACCGTATTGGTACCGGCAAAAGCCATTCCTCACTTTAAGCCAGGCAAAGCATTGCGTGAAGGTGTCAATGATAAATGGATGTAA
- the rpsA gene encoding 30S ribosomal protein S1, whose amino-acid sequence MESFAELFEASLEEQGLDIERGSVISGAVVAIDSDWITVDTGLKSEGVVAREEFLDDNGELEVAVGDSVDVVVEAVDNGMGQTLLSREKAKRVETWNALEKLFEGDEIVKGVISSKVKGGFTVDIGSVRAFLPGSLVDVRPIRDTTHLEGKELEFKIIKLDQKRNNVVVSRKAVMEAENSAEREELLNKLEEGIEVEGIVKNLTDYGAFVDLGGIDGLLHITDMAWRRIKHPSEVVEVGQDLKVKVLKFDRERNRVSLGLKQLGTDPWDNVSGTYPVGSIVKARVTNLTDYGCFAEISDGIEGLVHVSEMDHTNKNIHPSKVVQIGDEVDVMILDIDEERRRISLGIKQTLPNPWEEFDKKYDRGDKLTGTIKSITDFGIFIGLDGGIDGLVHLSDISWNEAGEEAIRNYNKGDTVEAMVLSVDAEANRISLGIKQLSSDPFNEYLVANDRGSIVTGTVKEVDAKGATITLADEVEGYLRASEIQRDKVEDATKHLNEGDTVEAKIISVDRKSRGISLSIKAKDEAEERQAIKELGSTQAAPEAQPKTIGDLIKEQMQED is encoded by the coding sequence ATGGAATCATTTGCTGAACTATTTGAAGCGAGTCTAGAAGAGCAGGGTCTTGATATTGAGCGTGGCTCAGTTATCAGCGGTGCTGTTGTAGCAATCGATAGCGATTGGATTACAGTTGACACTGGTTTAAAGTCTGAGGGTGTGGTAGCTCGTGAAGAGTTCTTAGACGACAATGGCGAGCTTGAAGTAGCAGTGGGCGACAGCGTTGATGTGGTAGTTGAGGCTGTTGACAACGGCATGGGTCAAACCCTACTGTCGCGCGAAAAAGCAAAACGTGTTGAAACTTGGAATGCGCTTGAGAAATTATTTGAAGGCGATGAAATTGTAAAAGGCGTTATCTCAAGCAAAGTAAAAGGCGGTTTTACTGTTGATATCGGTTCAGTACGCGCTTTCTTACCAGGTTCATTAGTAGATGTACGTCCTATTCGTGACACGACACATCTTGAAGGCAAAGAGCTTGAGTTCAAAATCATTAAGCTAGATCAGAAGCGTAACAACGTTGTTGTTAGCCGTAAAGCGGTTATGGAAGCTGAAAACTCAGCTGAGCGCGAAGAGCTATTGAACAAACTTGAAGAAGGTATCGAAGTTGAAGGTATCGTTAAAAACCTAACTGACTACGGTGCATTCGTAGACTTAGGTGGTATCGACGGTCTTCTACACATCACTGATATGGCATGGCGCCGTATTAAGCACCCATCTGAAGTGGTTGAAGTGGGTCAAGACCTTAAAGTTAAAGTACTTAAGTTTGACCGTGAGCGCAATCGCGTAAGCCTAGGTCTAAAACAACTAGGTACAGATCCATGGGATAACGTAAGCGGTACTTACCCAGTAGGTAGCATCGTTAAAGCACGCGTTACTAACTTAACTGATTATGGTTGTTTCGCTGAAATTTCTGACGGTATCGAAGGTCTAGTACACGTTTCAGAAATGGATCACACTAACAAAAACATCCACCCATCTAAAGTAGTTCAGATTGGTGACGAAGTTGACGTTATGATCCTAGATATCGACGAAGAGCGTCGTCGTATCAGCCTAGGTATCAAACAAACTCTACCAAACCCATGGGAAGAGTTCGATAAGAAATATGACCGTGGCGATAAGCTAACCGGTACTATCAAGTCAATCACTGACTTTGGTATCTTCATCGGTCTTGACGGTGGCATCGATGGTTTAGTTCACCTATCTGATATCTCTTGGAACGAAGCTGGCGAAGAAGCTATCCGTAACTACAACAAAGGCGACACTGTTGAAGCTATGGTTCTATCAGTTGACGCTGAAGCCAACCGCATCAGCCTTGGTATCAAGCAGTTAAGCTCTGATCCATTCAACGAATACCTAGTTGCTAACGACCGTGGTTCAATCGTAACTGGTACGGTTAAAGAAGTAGACGCTAAAGGCGCTACTATCACTTTAGCTGACGAAGTAGAAGGTTACTTACGCGCTTCTGAAATCCAGCGTGATAAAGTTGAAGATGCTACTAAGCACCTAAACGAAGGCGACACTGTTGAAGCGAAAATCATCAGCGTTGACCGTAAGTCACGTGGCATCAGCTTATCAATCAAAGCGAAAGATGAAGCAGAAGAGCGTCAAGCAATTAAAGAGCTTGGTAGCACTCAAGCTGCTCCTGAAGCACAGCCAAAAACAATTGGTGACTTGATTAAAGAGCAAATGCAAGAAGACTAA
- the cmk gene encoding (d)CMP kinase codes for MGFPVITIDGPSGAGKGTVCLRLAQALNYRLLDSGALYRIVGLKAFEAGLLKQDKPDLDADDEVNIAQITEQLDIQFLPQASGQVDIVVDGHNVAGEIRNETVGGYASKVAALPKVRAALLALQQDMANDSGLIADGRDMGTVVFPNADAKVYLTASAEARAERRVAQLQQAGQQADYAAILQSIQDRDARDENRSASPSKPAPDALLLDSSELSADQVFTQIKNFCQQKGISFSA; via the coding sequence ATGGGCTTTCCTGTCATTACCATCGATGGGCCAAGTGGCGCAGGAAAAGGTACTGTGTGTTTAAGGCTGGCACAAGCATTAAACTACCGCCTATTAGATTCAGGTGCTTTATATCGCATTGTTGGCCTAAAAGCATTTGAAGCCGGACTGCTAAAACAAGACAAGCCTGACCTAGATGCTGATGATGAAGTGAACATTGCGCAAATAACTGAGCAGCTTGATATTCAGTTCTTGCCGCAAGCATCAGGGCAAGTTGATATTGTGGTTGATGGTCATAATGTGGCGGGCGAGATTAGAAATGAAACCGTCGGCGGTTATGCCTCAAAAGTGGCAGCCTTGCCTAAAGTTAGAGCCGCCTTATTGGCATTGCAACAAGACATGGCCAATGACTCAGGCTTGATAGCAGATGGCCGAGATATGGGCACAGTGGTGTTCCCAAATGCAGATGCTAAAGTGTATCTGACAGCCAGTGCTGAAGCACGCGCAGAGCGCCGAGTGGCTCAATTGCAACAAGCGGGTCAACAGGCAGACTACGCAGCAATATTACAAAGTATTCAAGATAGAGATGCACGCGATGAAAATAGAAGTGCCTCTCCGTCAAAACCGGCACCTGATGCTTTACTATTAGATAGCTCAGAGCTTTCTGCAGATCAGGTGTTTACACAAATCAAAAACTTCTGCCAACAAAAAGGCATTAGTTTTAGTGCATAA
- the tadA gene encoding tRNA adenosine(34) deaminase TadA, whose amino-acid sequence MSHPNRLSSYQGFESSSEALSYLASAKYWTLADVKFMRRALSLAARGAELEEVPVGAVLVCDGEVIGEGFNQPITSHDSTAHAEIVALRCACETIQNYRLPPNTTMYVTLEPCTMCFGALIHARLQRLVFATYEPRAGMVGSQLDLSKMGFYNHRIKVNSELLRSLSQQQLKSFFKARRQQKSQAKATGQVSN is encoded by the coding sequence ATGAGCCATCCTAATCGTTTAAGTTCCTACCAAGGGTTTGAGTCTTCTAGTGAAGCACTTAGCTACCTAGCTAGTGCCAAATATTGGACATTAGCTGATGTTAAGTTTATGCGGCGAGCTTTATCGTTAGCAGCGCGCGGAGCTGAGCTAGAAGAAGTGCCTGTTGGGGCAGTGCTGGTTTGTGATGGTGAGGTGATTGGTGAAGGCTTTAATCAACCTATCACCAGTCATGATTCGACAGCACATGCAGAAATTGTGGCCCTACGCTGTGCTTGTGAGACAATACAGAACTATCGATTACCGCCGAATACCACAATGTATGTCACGCTTGAGCCATGTACCATGTGCTTTGGGGCTTTGATACATGCGCGCCTTCAGCGCTTAGTGTTTGCCACATACGAGCCACGCGCCGGCATGGTAGGCAGTCAGTTAGATTTATCAAAAATGGGCTTCTATAATCACCGAATAAAGGTGAACTCTGAACTTTTACGCTCGTTAAGTCAGCAGCAATTAAAGTCATTTTTTAAAGCCCGGAGACAACAAAAAAGTCAGGCAAAAGCCACTGGGCAAGTTAGCAATTAA
- a CDS encoding uracil-DNA glycosylase: MDLFEKNLKTQKTDAEKQAILANVKMPEDWKQALADELTSDNMDNLRDFLKQEYGSGKSIYPKASQMFNAFNLTPLSNVKVVILGQDPYHGPGQAMGLSFSVPKMIPMPPSLRNIVKEMADDIGTLTPRHGDLTTWAEQGVLLLNASLTVEEGMAGSHQGKGWEQFTDAVIDVVNQQTQNTVFILWGSKAKLKGRFIDTDKHLVLSAVHPSPLAANRGGFFGSKPFSKANQYLQQHGKTPIQWQLPQ, encoded by the coding sequence ATGGACTTATTTGAAAAAAATCTAAAAACTCAAAAAACAGACGCTGAAAAACAGGCGATATTGGCCAATGTCAAAATGCCAGAAGACTGGAAGCAAGCGTTGGCTGACGAGTTAACCTCAGACAATATGGACAACTTGCGTGACTTTTTAAAACAAGAATATGGCTCAGGTAAAAGTATCTATCCCAAAGCCAGTCAAATGTTTAACGCCTTTAATTTAACCCCACTGTCTAATGTGAAAGTGGTGATCTTGGGTCAGGATCCTTATCATGGGCCAGGGCAGGCCATGGGGCTTTCATTCTCGGTTCCTAAAATGATTCCGATGCCGCCATCACTACGTAATATTGTTAAAGAAATGGCCGATGACATTGGCACATTGACTCCACGACACGGTGACTTGACCACATGGGCGGAGCAGGGTGTGTTATTACTTAATGCCTCATTGACGGTAGAAGAGGGCATGGCAGGCAGTCATCAAGGTAAAGGCTGGGAGCAGTTTACTGATGCGGTGATTGATGTGGTAAATCAGCAGACCCAAAATACAGTGTTTATTCTGTGGGGTAGTAAGGCCAAACTTAAAGGCCGCTTTATTGACACTGATAAGCACTTGGTGTTATCAGCTGTGCATCCCTCGCCATTGGCTGCGAACAGAGGCGGCTTCTTTGGTAGTAAGCCCTTTTCAAAAGCCAATCAGTATTTACAGCAGCATGGTAAGACTCCTATTCAATGGCAGTTACCACAGTAA